Below is a genomic region from Spirosoma radiotolerans.
TTCAGCACCCGTTTCGCCAATAACGAACTACACGAACTGACTGTAATATAAACGAAAAGGGAGGCTTCATCAGCCTCCCTTTTCGTTTATATTAGATCTGCATACTCACCAGCGCATTGCCCCTTAACACCGGAACAACGTCGTAAAGGTCATGCTGCAGGCAATACGTTATGTCCTTCTGTATACCCAGCCGTTGAAGCCGCTGAATATGCGACGAACTGGACAGATAACTTGGCAGGTTATCTTTCCCCTGGCAGTAAAGCCGCCATGCCATAATAGCGCTATCCTCGGCCATGGCATAGCTATCTTTTAGGCGTTCGACCAGCGCACCCGCAAAGAGCGTGTCTTCCATATTGACACGTCCTTTCCAGCCGGCACATAACACCATGACGTCATAGCGCTCCGTTTTCAGGAACTGAACGACCGCATCTAAATTCAGGAACGATCCGACAAGCACTTTCACTGCCGAGCGTGACTTGGTAATCGCCAGCGTGCCATTGGTGGTTGTCATGGCCACATTAGCCCCCCGAATTCGTTCGTCCATGTAGGTGAACGGCGAATTATCCAACTCAAACCCGTCGACCTTTCGGGCGTTTCGTTCGGCAGCGGCCAGGTACCCACGCTCCTGATACAGTTGACACTCCTCGATAGTAGCAACAGGAATAATGCTGTTGACACCATAGGCAAACGCAGTCACCATGCACGAAGTCGCCCGAAACACATCGGCAACAACGACAATCGTATTTTCAACCTTGTGCAGGTGCAGTAAATCAGGCGTTAAGCAAACATCAATTTGTTTCATAAGCTTTTTTGTTCTGCCGACGCAGGAAGCATCGTAACAGGCTCGTTTAGGACACCTTACGATGCTTCCTGCGTCGGCAGAACAAAAGAATAAGTTATTTTTTCACGAAAGGAGGTTTGATGACCTGTGCTTTTAACAGGCGATCACGAACTCTAACAAAAATCTCGGAACCTGGCTTACTAAACGCGGTTTGAATGTAACCCAGGCCAACGCCTTTGCCCAGTGTAGGCGACTGCGTACCCGACGTGACCTCGCCAATGACCGCGCCGGTAGCATCTGCAAGTTCGTAATGACCGCGCGGAACACCCCGCTCAAGCAGTTCAAAGCCAACGAGTTTACGTGGAACGCCCTGCTGCTTTTGCTCCTTCAGAAGATCGGCATCAATGAAGTCATGCGTGAACTTAGTAACCCAGCCCAAACCCGCTTCAATGGGCGATGTTTCGTCGGTAATGTCGTTTCCGTACAGGTTATAGCCCATTTCGAGACGGAGGGTATCGCGGGCGCCAAGGCCGATTGGCTTGATGCCAAACGGCGCACCAGCCTGCATAATAGCATGCCAAACGCCTTCGGCCTGGTGGTTGGATACGTAAATTTCGAAGCCACCCGCGCCGGTATAGCCCGTTGCCGATACGATGACGTTGGCATAACCGGCAAAATCGGTTTTCTCAAAGGTGTAATACTCCATCGAGTCCAGATCGACGTTTGTGAGCGACTGAAGGGCTTTGGCCGCCAACGGACCCTGCACCGCAAACAGGCACATGTCATCGGATACATTCACTATGGTGAGCGGTGCGCCTGCCTGGTCATAGTCAGGCGCGTATTGACTAATCCAGTTCCAGTCTTTTTCAATATTGGAGGCATTGACTACGAGCATATATTCCAGCTCGCCGATCCGATACACCAATAGATCGTCGACGATGCCGCCCCGGCCATTTGGCAGGTAGCTATATTGCACTTTGCCATCGAACAGAATGCTGGCATCGTTGGCCGACACCCGCTGGATCAGGGCCAGAGCGCCCTCTCCTTTGAGGATGAATTCGCCCATGTGCGACACGTCGAAAATACCAACGCCATTGCGGACGGTATTGTGTTCATCGAGATCGGAGGAGTAGCGAACGGGCATCTCAAAACCCGCAAACGGCACAATTTTCGCACCTAACTGTTGGTGAATGTGATGAAGTGGGACTTGCTTAAGCGACATGTACTGAGAGGTTATCCGGCAAATTTACCGAAAAACGTGGGTTTCTGTGGTATAGCCTTCGAATAAGGTTAAGGCATGTTAAAATTGATCGGCAAATTATAGTTTGTATTTACCTTTCTTCCCCGCTGAACGCCGGGTTTCCAATGCCCATTGGTCTTCTTCACAACACGCAGGGCTTCTTCATCGGCACCATAGCCGATTCCTTTTAAGACGCGAACATTCTCAACGGCCCCCTCGGCGTTTATCACAAACGAGATAAATACCTTACCCTGCACTCGGGCTCGAACGGCATCTGGTGGATACTGTAGATTCTGACTCAGAAACTGGCCCAATGCCTGCATACCCCCAATAAACTCTGGCGGCTGCTGTACCACGGTATAGTGCGTCATGGCCCCACCCATCGTTGAGGCTTTACCTGTCTGACAGATTCCTTTTTCATACTGCTCTTCGTAGAAATAGGAACCATCCTCATAATGGCCCGTCCAAACGCCCTGTTTGTATCCATTTTGATAAGCTCCTTCTTCAAGAAAAAGCTTAAACTGGGTCGTATCGCTTGATGACCGTACTCGCGTGCTGTACGTTACGCGGCCCATACCTGCTACAATTTGCTGGTGGCCTGTGCTATCCCAATAGGCATTTACCTGTTCCGGGCTACCAACTTGCTGGGGCTTAAATTTGGCAACCGTTCGCACCTGCTTTATTTGCCCGTTCATATACCAGGAATTAATTATAGTCGTTGCGTCGAATTCTTCTATTTTTTCAGCAACAAGACCATTCGAATAGTAAATCAATTCAGCACCTACCCGTTTTCCGTCCTTGAAATAAGCTTGTCTAAGTAACGCCCCGCGATCATCCACACTGATTAGTTGCCCATCAAGTTGACTAATTGCGTTTTGATAGCCAATCAGGTAACCGGTCTTCCCCGACTTTCCCCGAAAGCCATTCTCTTTACGAACCAGTGGCAGACGAAACTCTTCTTTCCAGGAATTCTTACTGGCTTTGTACACAACCGCATCGCCGGTAGGAATACCAATTGAATCAATCGGTGAAACTTGTTTATAACGCGCCCGGCTACTGTCTGGAAGCGGTTTGTTATTCGCGTCGAAATAGTCGGTTCGCGTACCGTTTTCGTAGATGAAAGGTGTATTAGGTTTGAATGTTATTGGCATAGTGACTTGTTGTCTGACTGGTCTACCACCTTTCAAAGCTGGTTTCCAGGCATTAAACAGCTTGAATACCCGTAAGGCTTCGTGGTCACAATCAGGCCGAAAGGTTTTGCCAAGCTTTACATCCGTTAGGCGGCCGTCGGTTTCAACAATGCCGCTCACAATCACGCGCCCACCTTCCCCTTTTGCTTCGGCCGCTGTGGGTTTGCGCAGATTCGTCTGGAGAAATGTGTTGAAAAAGGGAATACCACCACGAGGTTCGGCCGCACTATCAGCTTCGAACGGCTGATAAATGGTCGTTTGAGCAACAGCCCATGAGATCCTGAGAAACAGGGATAAAGTAAGCCAGAATTTCATAACGAGACGATCAATGAATCGACCGAAATATATAAAAATGGCTTCCAGAACCCTAAAGGTACTTAGTTAAAGGCGGCCTATTGACAACCGCTCTACACCCGCCGAGATCAGGGCTTCCAGTTGAGGCTCCGTAGCGTTGTCAGCTACGATCTTGACACCTACCGATTTAGGAACAAGCTGGCGAAAGTGTTGGGCCGCATCAAGCGAAAACGCATTGTTGAGCGCCCCGGTCGCATTTTTAATGAAATCAGCCCCGGCATCGGCAGCGAGTTTAACCGTCTTTTGCATCTGCTCCTGATCGAGCAGCGAGGTTTCCATAATAACTGTAAAAAACTTTTCCTGTGCGTGAACCAGCGCAACCAGCTTGGCCAGTTCGATCTTCAACCAAACGGACGATGGCGAGAACAGAGCCGACGTATTCAGAACCACTTCAATCTCGCTGGCTCCGTCGCGCAGTGCCCACTCAATTTCGGTTTGCTTGGCTTCAGTGCGCTGATAACCAAACGGAAATCCGACGACGGTGGACAAGATGGCGGGATGAGTATCGCCCAATTCGCGCCGGAACTTCTTCACCCAAAAGGGCGCAACCGTCAGTCCTGCCATGCCTAACTGGATCACCTCATCGAGTGCGTCATACTGCTCTCCGATGGTCACCCCAGGATGCAGCAAAGTTCGTTCGATATACGGGAAAAGGTGGTTCATAAATAAAAGAGCGAAAGAAAGAATGAGTGAAAGAGTGCCATTCGGCGTCGCTCTTTCACTCATTCTTTCTTTCGCTCATTAGAAATTATGCGTTCAGGTACTTCAGCTTTACAACCTCCTTCGGATCGAGGAAGCGCCATTTACCACGGGGCAACTCTTTCTTGGTCAAACCGGCATAGGTTGTACGATCGAGCTTAGTTACTTCATAACCAAGGCTTTCGAATATCCGGCGCACAATACGGTTACGACCCGAATGAATTTCAATCCCCACGACATAGGCATCAGGCGTGACAATACTTACTGCATCGGGCTTAATCGGGCCATCTTCCAGTTCAATGCCTTGCTTGATGGCATTCAGGTGCTCCTCCGTGATGGGTTTATCCAACTCAACCTGGTAGATTTTACGGATGTTGTTCGATGGGTGCGTCAGTTTATCGGCCAGTTCACCGTCATTGGTTACCAGCAAGAGACCCGTTGTGTTGCGGTCCAGGCGCCCGACCGGATACATCCGGAAGTTGCCCGCATCAGCTACTAACTCCATTACGGTTTTGCGCTCTTCGGGATCTTCGGTCGTCGTAATGTAATCTTTCGGTTTATTCAGCAGTACATACACGAACCGCTCAGGATTCAGCACCTTCGTACCATACTTAACCGTATCGCCTTCTTTCACCTTATAACCCATCTCAGTTACCACTTTGCCGTTTACTGAAATATCACCTCGGGCAATGAGTTCATCAGCTTCCCGGCGGGAACAAACACCCGAATTGGCGATATACCGATTCAGACGAGTCGTTCCTGGTCCGTCGTTATGATCTGACTGGCGTTTGTCATCTGACCGACTCCGTTTAAACGTGTCGGCAGCGCGGGTCTGCTCCAGATTATAATCGGGGGCTTTCGTGTAATTGCCCGTGCGCCGATCACCAGATTCTTTCCGTTGCTTACCCGTAAACCGGCTTTCGGTATCCCAATCATTACGTGGTCCGTCATTACGTGGTCCGTCATTACGGCGATTATTCCGCTCCTGATCGGCGCTGCCAAATCGATTTCGTTCATCGGCTTCGCGGCTGAAACCACCCACCCGCTTGAAAGCTGGTTTATCAGGTCTGGCCGATCCGCCATCGCGCGAAAAACGGGACGAACCCGTACTGCGGGAATCGCTTCTACGGTCATTCGAACGAGAAGAATCACTCCGATTTATGCGTGGGCGATCCCCATCTGGACGATCTTCCCGTTTCGGACGCTCGCTGCCGAAACGATCATTGCTACGGCTCCGATCATTTGAAAAACGCGGAGAGTCTGTATCCCGGTTACGTTGGTCCGGACGATCTTCCCGGTTGAAGCGTGGTGTACCGGCGGGCTTATCGCTGCGCGGTCCGGCACTGGCTGGCCGATAGGTGCGGTCGTCCCGGTTAAAGCGAGGCCGATCGCCATCATTAGGCCGATTGAATTTTGGGCGGTCATTATCCCGGCTACTACCTCCCGTGCGATCACTGTCAGCAGGCCGATTAAACGTAGAACGGTCATTATCCCGACTAAACCGAGGGCGGTCACCATCGGCAGGACGGTTAAATTTTGGGCGATCATTCTGACCACGATCAAAGCGTGGTCCGTCATTACGTGGTCCGTCATTACGTGGTCCGTCATTACGGTTATTATCGCGTGATCCGGCTGGCCGGAAAGGTCGGCTGGATGATCCGGAGTCGCGCGAATCGGTACTACGTGGTCCACTGTTGCGGTCGTCTCGATTAAAGCGGGGCCGATCGCCATCAGCAGGGCGATTGAATTTCGGGCGGTCGTTGTTGTCCCGACTAAACCGGGGGCGATCATCACTCCGGTCCGAATTTGTGCGTGATCCCGTTGGACCACTGGAGCGGGCGTCATCCCGACGCCCGAATGAACGACCGTCCCGCCGTTGCGGATCACCATCACGGTTTGGTCTGCCTCCCCGATCGTTCTGTTCTGAATCTTGACTCATGGAATAATACAGTAAATCAGATTTTATTTTGAGAAATCTGACTGATTGTCAGCATAGCTGTTACTAGAAAATACAAAATGGGCTACAAAGGTAGGGCTTTTAAAGATAACCCGACCATGGCTGCTTTGTTGAAACGCTTTTTATTCTAAAAACAATCCGCAGAAGGCCTTAGTCGTTAGTCAATACCGAGCTATTGGTACAGCTATTTTCCAACGTGGTCATACCGGCTCCCAACATCCCTCATTCAATCGAAAACTACGTTTATGTCCCGACCCACTTTAACGCCACTCTACACACCCACCAGAAACGCTATCGGACAGTCGCTTTTAAAACGATACATGGACTGGCTTTTCGTAAAAAAAGGTCTTTATTTTCGGGATTACGACGATTTGTGGGACTGGTCGGTAACGGATCTGGAAGATTTCTGGGAAAGCATCTGGCAGTTTTTTGATGTCCAAAGCCATACACCCTATCATCAGGTAATTTTCAGGCCAAACCGGGAAGATATGATTGGCGTCAGCTGGTTTTCGGAAGCAACGCTGAATTATGCCGAGCATATTTTTCGTCACCGAAGCCCCCAGCGTCCGGCCATTCTTTTTTCTTCGGAGCGACAACCCGCCGTAACCAGCTTATCCTGGGAAACGCTGGAACGGCAGGTAGCGGCCATGGCTGCTTTTCTGCGCCAACAGCGCGTAGGCGTTGGTGACCGCGTGGTAGCGGTATTGCCAAATGGACCCGAGGCCATTATCGCCTTTCTGGCCACAAACGCCATTGGGGCCGTCTGGTCGAGCTGTTCGCCCGATTTCGGTACATCGGGTGTCATTGACCGGTTTCAGCAGATCGAACCCAAACTGTTGATTGCGGCCGACGGCTATAGTTACAACGGCAAAGCGATTGACAAGACCGAATCCATTCGGGAGCTTCGCGCTCAATTGCCAACACTTCAACATGTGATTTGGGTACCTTACCTCGATCAGGAAAGTGAGCTAAGGGGTACAACAAATTGGCACGACGCTCTGGAAACTCCCGCACCCGATGGCCTGACGTTTGAACCGGTTCCATTCGACCATCCAATTTGGATCCTTTACTCATCAGGTACCACCGGTAAACCGAAAGCCATTACACATAGCGTTGGTGGCTGTTTACTCGAACACATGAAAGCGTTGGGGCTGCATCAGGATGTCCGCATGGGTGAGCGCTATTTCTGGTATTCCACCACTGGCTGGATGATGTGGAATTACGCCGTTGGCTCCATGCTCGTTGGGGCCACCCTTGTGTTGTACGACGGAGCGCCGGGTTACCCCAATCAGAATATACTTTGGAAACTGGCCGATACGGCCCGAATCAATCATTTTGGTGGTGGGGCAGCCTATTATCTGGCTTGTTTACGAGCGGGATTACGGCCCATCGACACTGTAAACCTAAGCCATTTACGAACGATCGGCTCAACAGGTTCGCCCCTGCCGCCCGAAGGTTTTCGCTGGATTTACGAATCCGTAAAGCCAACCGTCTGGTTAATTTCGCTGAGTGGCGGCACCGATGTATGCAGCGGTTTTGTGGGCGGCAACCCGCTTCTGCCCGTCTATGAAGGCGAGATTCAGTCGCGGCTGTTAGGGTGCAAAGTAGAGGCCTTTGATGAGAATGCCCAACCGGTTCGGGGTGCGTTGGGCGAAATGGTTATTCTGGAGCCAATGCCCTCCATGCCTATTTACTTCTGGAATGACCGCCACAATGAGCAATACCGAAAAAGCTATTTCGATGTGTATCCAGGCATTTGGCGACACGGCGACTATATCCGCATCACGGAACGCAACGGCGTCATTATTTACGGCCGCTCCGATGCCACACTCAACCGCGATGGTATTCGAATTGGCACCAGCGAGATTTATAGCGCAGTCGAAAGCCTACCCGAAGTAGCCGATAGTTTAATTGTGGGATTGGAGCAGCCCGGCGGGAAATACTTTATGCCCTTGTTTGTGGTTCTGCGTGACGGCTTTTCATTGACTGACGACTTGATTGCCCATATAAAGCAATCGTTACGGAATCAATTCAGCCCGCGGCATGTACCCGATGCAATCTATGCCATCACCGATGTGCCCTATACCATCAGCGGCAAGAAACTTGAAACACCGGTTAAGAAAATCCTGTCTGGCATGGATACCTCGCTGGCCACCAGTAAAGACACGGTCCGGAATCCAGCCTCATTGGAACAGTTTATGCGTTTTACGAAATGACTTTTTGCTGACAGGTAGGTTTTCCGTAAGCCTTAAAAGCAGATTCGCCAATAACCCGGGTTATTGGCGAATCTGCTTTTAAGGCTAAAGTAAGTGGTAATCTAAACAGTATACATTTTTTCATATAAATGATAAATCTTATCACGGCTCCGTTTCAGCCGCATTTTAACGGTACTTTCTTTCAGATTGCATAGTTCGCTAATGGCTGCAATACTCATACCATCTTCGTATTTAAGTTTTAGTAAGTCCTGCTCACTCACAGAAAGCGACTCCATAGCTCGATTAACCAAAAAGAGTGTTTCTTCGTGTACTTGCTCTTCTTTCGATTCGGGTATATCGTGCTTAAAATCATCGTCCATACCGGTCACCTGAAGGCGTCTGGCCAACCGAATCTGGTCGGAACAGTAGTTAAAGGCAATGGAGTAAAGCCAGGTAG
It encodes:
- a CDS encoding 2-phosphosulfolactate phosphatase, with the protein product MKQIDVCLTPDLLHLHKVENTIVVVADVFRATSCMVTAFAYGVNSIIPVATIEECQLYQERGYLAAAERNARKVDGFELDNSPFTYMDERIRGANVAMTTTNGTLAITKSRSAVKVLVGSFLNLDAVVQFLKTERYDVMVLCAGWKGRVNMEDTLFAGALVERLKDSYAMAEDSAIMAWRLYCQGKDNLPSYLSSSSHIQRLQRLGIQKDITYCLQHDLYDVVPVLRGNALVSMQI
- the gcvT gene encoding glycine cleavage system aminomethyltransferase GcvT, whose protein sequence is MSLKQVPLHHIHQQLGAKIVPFAGFEMPVRYSSDLDEHNTVRNGVGIFDVSHMGEFILKGEGALALIQRVSANDASILFDGKVQYSYLPNGRGGIVDDLLVYRIGELEYMLVVNASNIEKDWNWISQYAPDYDQAGAPLTIVNVSDDMCLFAVQGPLAAKALQSLTNVDLDSMEYYTFEKTDFAGYANVIVSATGYTGAGGFEIYVSNHQAEGVWHAIMQAGAPFGIKPIGLGARDTLRLEMGYNLYGNDITDETSPIEAGLGWVTKFTHDFIDADLLKEQKQQGVPRKLVGFELLERGVPRGHYELADATGAVIGEVTSGTQSPTLGKGVGLGYIQTAFSKPGSEIFVRVRDRLLKAQVIKPPFVKK
- a CDS encoding TonB family protein; the protein is MKFWLTLSLFLRISWAVAQTTIYQPFEADSAAEPRGGIPFFNTFLQTNLRKPTAAEAKGEGGRVIVSGIVETDGRLTDVKLGKTFRPDCDHEALRVFKLFNAWKPALKGGRPVRQQVTMPITFKPNTPFIYENGTRTDYFDANNKPLPDSSRARYKQVSPIDSIGIPTGDAVVYKASKNSWKEEFRLPLVRKENGFRGKSGKTGYLIGYQNAISQLDGQLISVDDRGALLRQAYFKDGKRVGAELIYYSNGLVAEKIEEFDATTIINSWYMNGQIKQVRTVAKFKPQQVGSPEQVNAYWDSTGHQQIVAGMGRVTYSTRVRSSSDTTQFKLFLEEGAYQNGYKQGVWTGHYEDGSYFYEEQYEKGICQTGKASTMGGAMTHYTVVQQPPEFIGGMQALGQFLSQNLQYPPDAVRARVQGKVFISFVINAEGAVENVRVLKGIGYGADEEALRVVKKTNGHWKPGVQRGRKVNTNYNLPINFNMP
- a CDS encoding deoxyribose-phosphate aldolase, with the protein product MNHLFPYIERTLLHPGVTIGEQYDALDEVIQLGMAGLTVAPFWVKKFRRELGDTHPAILSTVVGFPFGYQRTEAKQTEIEWALRDGASEIEVVLNTSALFSPSSVWLKIELAKLVALVHAQEKFFTVIMETSLLDQEQMQKTVKLAADAGADFIKNATGALNNAFSLDAAQHFRQLVPKSVGVKIVADNATEPQLEALISAGVERLSIGRL
- a CDS encoding pseudouridine synthase — protein: MSQDSEQNDRGGRPNRDGDPQRRDGRSFGRRDDARSSGPTGSRTNSDRSDDRPRFSRDNNDRPKFNRPADGDRPRFNRDDRNSGPRSTDSRDSGSSSRPFRPAGSRDNNRNDGPRNDGPRNDGPRFDRGQNDRPKFNRPADGDRPRFSRDNDRSTFNRPADSDRTGGSSRDNDRPKFNRPNDGDRPRFNRDDRTYRPASAGPRSDKPAGTPRFNREDRPDQRNRDTDSPRFSNDRSRSNDRFGSERPKREDRPDGDRPRINRSDSSRSNDRRSDSRSTGSSRFSRDGGSARPDKPAFKRVGGFSREADERNRFGSADQERNNRRNDGPRNDGPRNDWDTESRFTGKQRKESGDRRTGNYTKAPDYNLEQTRAADTFKRSRSDDKRQSDHNDGPGTTRLNRYIANSGVCSRREADELIARGDISVNGKVVTEMGYKVKEGDTVKYGTKVLNPERFVYVLLNKPKDYITTTEDPEERKTVMELVADAGNFRMYPVGRLDRNTTGLLLVTNDGELADKLTHPSNNIRKIYQVELDKPITEEHLNAIKQGIELEDGPIKPDAVSIVTPDAYVVGIEIHSGRNRIVRRIFESLGYEVTKLDRTTYAGLTKKELPRGKWRFLDPKEVVKLKYLNA
- a CDS encoding acetoacetate--CoA ligase — protein: MSRPTLTPLYTPTRNAIGQSLLKRYMDWLFVKKGLYFRDYDDLWDWSVTDLEDFWESIWQFFDVQSHTPYHQVIFRPNREDMIGVSWFSEATLNYAEHIFRHRSPQRPAILFSSERQPAVTSLSWETLERQVAAMAAFLRQQRVGVGDRVVAVLPNGPEAIIAFLATNAIGAVWSSCSPDFGTSGVIDRFQQIEPKLLIAADGYSYNGKAIDKTESIRELRAQLPTLQHVIWVPYLDQESELRGTTNWHDALETPAPDGLTFEPVPFDHPIWILYSSGTTGKPKAITHSVGGCLLEHMKALGLHQDVRMGERYFWYSTTGWMMWNYAVGSMLVGATLVLYDGAPGYPNQNILWKLADTARINHFGGGAAYYLACLRAGLRPIDTVNLSHLRTIGSTGSPLPPEGFRWIYESVKPTVWLISLSGGTDVCSGFVGGNPLLPVYEGEIQSRLLGCKVEAFDENAQPVRGALGEMVILEPMPSMPIYFWNDRHNEQYRKSYFDVYPGIWRHGDYIRITERNGVIIYGRSDATLNRDGIRIGTSEIYSAVESLPEVADSLIVGLEQPGGKYFMPLFVVLRDGFSLTDDLIAHIKQSLRNQFSPRHVPDAIYAITDVPYTISGKKLETPVKKILSGMDTSLATSKDTVRNPASLEQFMRFTK
- a CDS encoding RNA polymerase sigma factor, with protein sequence MNQPLSDEEMIRQYLTSQPSHCFEALYNRYVNKVYRRCLSMTKDPLKAEDFTHDIFLKVFHKLDAFQERSSFSTWLYSIAFNYCSDQIRLARRLQVTGMDDDFKHDIPESKEEQVHEETLFLVNRAMESLSVSEQDLLKLKYEDGMSIAAISELCNLKESTVKMRLKRSRDKIYHLYEKMYTV